ACGCATTACTCTCAACGAAACTAACTTTGACCTCTACAACCTGCTCGATGAGTTAGAAGATCTGTTTCAATTTAAGGCAGAAGATAAAAGGTTGAACTTAGTTTTTAAGCGAACTAGTAACGTTCCCCAATATATCCAGGCTGATAAAGTCAAATTACGTCAAGTGTTGATTAATTTGCTCAGTAACGGCATTAAATTTACCAAACAAGGTCAGGTCTGTTTACAGGTAAAAGGCGAAAACATCAAGGCAAATTCTGCCCAGATCTTCTTTCAAGTGAAAGACACCGGAGCAGGTATTGCTCCTGAAGAATTAGATAGTGTGTTTGAAGCCTTCGTCCAAACTCAGGCTGGAAGAGAAGCCCAAGAAGGAACGGGTTTAGGTTTGCCGATCGCGCGCAAGTTCGTCCAACTTATGGGAGGCGAAATCACTGTTAACTCTCGAATCCACCAAGGTAGTAGCTTTCAATTTACCATTCCCATCAAAGTAGTTACCGATTTTGCCTTACTCGAAAACGAACAACCCAGTCGTCGCGCGATCGCCCTCACCGCTAATCAACCCGAATATCGAATTTTAGTGGTAGATGATATGTGGGATAACCGCCAACTGCTCGCGAAAATTTTAAACTCGGTTGGTTTTCTGACTAAAGAAGCTGAAAATGGCGAACAAGCTATTTCCGTGTGGCAAAATTGGCAACCCCATTTAATCTGGATGGACTTACGAATGCCTGTCCTTGACGGTTACGAGACAACCAAACAAATTCGCCTTCAGGAAAGAAAAAAAGATCGCCAATCTCACACCGTGATTATTGCCCTGACGGCTAGCGTCTTAGGAGACGAATACAAATTAGTTCAACAAGCAGGTTGTGACGACTACGTGCGCAAACCTTTTCGGGAAAATATTATCTTTGAAAAAATCGCCAAGTATTTAGGAGTAGAATACCTTTATGAAGAAGAGACAATTCTGCCTGAAAACACCAAAACCGAAATTTCCTTGCAAACACTAAAACCAATCATGTACTCCGAATGGTTTAGTCAGTTGGAAGAAGCCGCTAACGCTATTGACAACGAGAAGATTTTTCATCTGATTGCAGAAATTCCGTCCGAACAAGCAGCGATCGCCAAAGCTCTCGCCGATTTGGTAAACAACTTTCGCTGTGATAAAATAATAGATTTAATCGAGGGGATTAAGAAATAACCAATGAGCTATCGCCAGGACAACGTTTTAATTGTTGACGATACTCTCGAAAACTTGCAAGTTTTATCGCAAACTTTATCTAAACGAGGGTATAAAGTTCGCGGCGCAGTTAAAGGAGAAATGGCAATCCGAACTGCTCAATCAGTTCCCCCAGACTTAATTTTACTCGACATTAAAATGCCTGATATGGATGGCTATGAAGTCTGTAAATGTTTAAAAGCTGACGAAAGAACTAAGCAAATTCCCATTATTTTTCTTAGTGCTTTAGACGAAGTTACTGATAAAGTCAAAGGTTTTCAAATTGGCGGTGTAGATTATATTACTAAACCATTTCAAGTCGAAGAAGTTTTAGCCCGAATTGAAAACCAACTGACAATTCAAAGACTACAAAAGCAACTCCAAATTCAAAACGAACGACTACAAGAAGAAATTAAAGAGCGACAAAAAGCTGAAGCTGCGGCTAAAGCTGCCTCCCAAGCGAAAAGCGAATTTCTTGCCAATATGAGTCATGAATTGCGTACTCCACTCAATGCTATTTTGGGGTTTACTCAAGTGCTAAGGCGAGAACCAGATTTGACTCCCGAACAACAAGATTATTTAGGTATAATTAATCGTAGCAGTCAACATTTATTAGAATTAATTAACGATGTTTTAGACTTATCAAAAATTGAAGCAGGTCGAGTTTCTCTTAATTACACTAACTTTGACCTTTATCGTCTTCTCGACCAAATCGAAGAGATGTTTCATATTAAAGCCGAAACGAAAAATCTGACGCTCGAATTTCGCCTCGCTCCTGAGGTTCCCCAGTATATCAGAAGCGATGAAACTAAACTGAGAGGTTGCTTAATCAATCTTTTAGGTAATGCGGTTAAATTTACTGAACTTGGTCAAATTAATCTCAAAGTCGAAACTCAATCGCTCTCCCCAGAAAATGACGAAATCGAACTACTTTTTACGGTTCAGGATACAGGAACCGGAATTGCTCCCGAAGAAATACAAACTTTATTCGATGCTTTTGTCCAAGCAGAAAAAGGTCGCCAAGCAGCAGAAGGTACTGGCTTAGGTTTAAGTATCACTAAACGCTTTGTCGAATTATTGGGAGGAGAAATTAAAGTTAGTAGTGTTTTAGATAAAGGCTCAATTTTTCAATTTTATATTAAAGCAAAAATCGCAGATGCCTTAGCAGAAATTGCTCAACCAACCCGGCGTGTCGTTGGTTTAGAACCCAGTGAAAAAAAATATCGAATTTTAGTAGTTGACGATACAGAAGAAAACCGCTTGTTATTAGTAAAAATGCTCGAACCAATCGGCTTTCAAGTTCGAGAAGCAAAAAACGGTCGCAAAGCGATCGCGCTTTGGTCAACTTGGCAACCACATCTGATTTTGATGGACACGAGAATGCCCGTGATGAGCGGATTAGAGGCAACCAAACAAATTAGATTCCGAGAGAAAAACCAGGGCAAAAATAAGCTCCAAACTATTATTCTTGCCTTAACTGCTAGTGCTTTTGAAGAGCGTCGGGGCGAAATTATCGCCGCAGGTTCAGATGATTTTGTTCGTAAACCTTTTACCGAAGAAACAATCTTTGCTCGCATCGGCGAACGTCTCGGAGTATCCTATATTTATGAAGATTTACCTTCTCCGCACAGCAGTCGTCAATTTACTAATGTAAGTCGAGCAGATTCTTTCTATTTCTCAGAATTAGCAGCAATGCCTCCTGATTGGGTGAGAGAATTATATCAAGCAGCAAATACTGTTCGCGAAGAAACAATTGAAGAATTGATCGTGGAAATTCCCCCAACCCAAGCAGCATTAGCAGAAGCATTAAAAGATTTAGTTTATAACTTTCGTCTCGATGAAATTGTGCGTTTAACCAAACAGGTGATTGAAAAATCATAGTCAATGTTGCATCCTAAAAAATAAAAAAATGAACGAAGGCGAACTGAAAATTTTAGTAGTAGATGATAAACCAAGTAACTTGAGGTTTTTAGCTAAACTGCTGACCGAAAATGGCTATAAAGTTCAAAAAGCAATTTCGGGAGAACTAGCATTAAACGCCGCCTTAGACTCGCCGCCAGATTTGATTTTACTGGATATTCTGATGCCGCAAATGAATGGGTATGAAGTTTGTCAGAAATTAAAAGCAGCTCCTCCGACGAAAGAGATCCCGATAATTTTCTTAAGCGCTCTTCATGAAGTTGAAGAACAAGTAAAAGCTTTTAATTTGGGTGGAGTTGATTATATTACGAAACCTTTTCAACCGGAAGAGGTATTAGTTAGGGTGAAAAATCAACTAACAATTTCTCGCTTGCAAAGACAATTAGTTGCCCAAAACCATCAACTACAAGAGTCTCAATCTCTTTTAGCGAGTGTCTTAAATAGTTCTTTAGATGGAGTAGCCGCCTTTGCTGCAATTCGGAATCGAGAAGGAAAAATTAGCGACTTTCGCTGGTTATTGTTAAATCCTACCGCCGAAAAAATTATCGGTCAGCAAAAAGAGCAATTAGTAGGACAAACATTGCTCGAATCCCTACCCGGACATCAGCAAACAGGCTTGCTAGACCTTTATATTTCTGTAGTCGAAACAGGAAAATCTCAAGAACGAGAAATTTATTATTCTGGGGATGGAATTGAAGCTTGGTTTCACGTGAGTGCGGTGAAATTAAGTGATGGTTTAGCAGTGACATTTCGGGATATTAGTATTCGCAAACAAGCCCAAAAACGTTTAAAGTTGTTAGAGCGAGCGATCGCGGCTTCTTTTAACGGAGCGATCGTTACTGACGCCCAAGCCCCAGGTAATCCGATCGTTTACGTTAATTCAGGTTTTGAAAGGCTGACAGGTTACTCAGCCGCCGAAGTTCTTGGGAAAAACTTTCACTTCCTCGAACCTGAAGACGCAGATCCCAGAGAAATTGCCAAATTGCGTCAGTGTTTTGCTCAAGGCAGCGAATGTCAGGTATTGTTGCGCAATTTACGTAAAGATGGCACTTTTTTTTGGCACGAACTGACAATTTCCCCAGTGAGATCCGACGAAGGAGATTTGACTCATTATATCGGCATCCAAGTAGACGTCAGCGATCGCAAACAATACGAAATTGAACTGGCTAACGCCAAAACCGCATTAGAAAAACAAATTCACAAAGTCCTCTTACTAGAAAAAATAACCCAAGAAATTCGCTCTAGCTTAGATCCCAAACAAATTTTTCCTACCGCAGCCGATCGCATTGGCGCAGCTTTCGGTGCGAGTCGCTGTTTAATTCACACCTACATTGAAAGCGCAATACCAGAAATTCCTTTAGTCGCTGAATATATACAAATAGGTTCCATTGCCTCTGTACGAGAGTTAATCCCGAATTTCCAAGTTCCCATTTTCGGCAATGCTCATATCCAACAGATATTAGCACAAGACCAAGCGATCGCTAGCGATAACGTCGATACCGAACCTTTCCTGGTAGAGGTAACTTCTTTGTGCCGTCAGTTAGGCATCAAATCGATGCTCGCAGTCAGAACCTCTTATCAAGGTAGACCAAACGGCGTTGTTTGCTTACATCAATGCGATCGCTATCGTCACTGGAATAACGACGAAATCGCACTGTTAGAAGCAGTAGCCGCCCAAATCGGGATCGCGATCGCTCAAGCAGATTTGCTCGAACAAGAAACTCAACGGCGGGTTTTCCTCGCTTGGCAAAATCAGCAACTACAGCAAGAAATTCAAACTCGTCAGCAGACAGAAGCCGCCCTCAGAATCAGCGAACAACGCTGGGAATTAGCTTTACGCGGCACCGGGGATGGTATTTTCGACTGGAATATCCCAACCGACGAAGTCTTTTTCTCGACTCGCTTAAAAGAAATGCTCGGCTATAGTGAAATAGATAACTGGAACAGCTTAGAAGAATGGCGCGATCGCATTCATCCTGACGACGTCGAACAAGTCTTAGCCGCAGTCCAAGCCCATTTCCAAGGCCAAACCGAACAATACCTCGCCGAGTATCGCCTGCGTTGTCAAGATGGTAGTTATAAATGGATTTTATCCAGAGGACAAGCCGAATGGGACGAAGCAGGCAATCCTCTGCGGATGGTCGGTTCTAATCAAGATATCAGCGATCGCAAGCAAACCGAAGTCGTCCTCCAGCAAGCTAAAGAAGCTGCTGAAGCCGCTAACCACGCTAAAAGCAACTTTCTTGCTTCCATGAGTCACGAACTGAGAACCCCTCTCAACGCCATTCTCGGCTTTAGCCAAATGCTCGCTCATGACGCTTCTTTAAACCGCCAACAACAAGAATATATCAACATTATTAATCGTAGCGGCGAACACTTACTGACTTTAATTAATGATATTTTATCGATGTCCAAAATTGAAGCAGGTCGGATCGTTTTGAAGGAAAATCCTCTCAATCTTTATCACTTGCTGAATACTCTTACCGAAATGCTGCAATTAAAAGCTTATGGGAAAAATTTAGAGCTAATCTTAGACATTGCACCTGACGTTCCTCGATACATTAAAGCTGATGAAAGCAAACTACGCCAAGTTTTAATTAATTTGCTCGGTAATGCGATTAAATTTACTCATCGCGGTTCGGTTTGCTTGCGAGTAAAAGCGGGCGTAACTTGCCAAGCAAATGAACTTAACTTTAACCAACCACCAACTACACAAATAATCTTTGAAGTTGAAGACACTGGTATCGGTATAGCTCCCGAAGAAATTGAAACTTTATTTAACCCTTTTGTCCAAACTACTACCGTTAGTAAGTCAACCGAAGGTACGGGATTGGGTTTAGCCATTAGCAAAGAATTTGTCGCTCTCATGAAAGGAGAGATCGCTGTTCGCAGTATTGTCGGTCAAGGTTCAACTTTTACTTTTGATATTAAAGTTTCCTTGGCTCAAGCAGCAGAAATTCCTCAACAAGTAATTG
This genomic interval from Oscillatoria salina IIICB1 contains the following:
- a CDS encoding response regulator produces the protein MNKPAIVCVDDERVVLISLRDQLNQHLGNEYEIELAESGEEAREIFSELAAEGVEIPLIISDQLMPQMKGDELLIEIHQHYPKTLKIMLTGQASAEAVGNAVNYANLYRYIAKPWDKTDLNLTVTEALRRYFQDKQLAEQNQALQEINRELEQLNASLENKVAERTIELQQAKEAADIANKAKSEFLANMSHELRSPLNAILGFCQLMARSATLGEEHKENVSIMNRSGEHLLTLINNVLDLSKIEAGRITLNETNFDLYNLLDELEDLFQFKAEDKRLNLVFKRTSNVPQYIQADKVKLRQVLINLLSNGIKFTKQGQVCLQVKGENIKANSAQIFFQVKDTGAGIAPEELDSVFEAFVQTQAGREAQEGTGLGLPIARKFVQLMGGEITVNSRIHQGSSFQFTIPIKVVTDFALLENEQPSRRAIALTANQPEYRILVVDDMWDNRQLLAKILNSVGFLTKEAENGEQAISVWQNWQPHLIWMDLRMPVLDGYETTKQIRLQERKKDRQSHTVIIALTASVLGDEYKLVQQAGCDDYVRKPFRENIIFEKIAKYLGVEYLYEEETILPENTKTEISLQTLKPIMYSEWFSQLEEAANAIDNEKIFHLIAEIPSEQAAIAKALADLVNNFRCDKIIDLIEGIKK
- a CDS encoding response regulator produces the protein MSYRQDNVLIVDDTLENLQVLSQTLSKRGYKVRGAVKGEMAIRTAQSVPPDLILLDIKMPDMDGYEVCKCLKADERTKQIPIIFLSALDEVTDKVKGFQIGGVDYITKPFQVEEVLARIENQLTIQRLQKQLQIQNERLQEEIKERQKAEAAAKAASQAKSEFLANMSHELRTPLNAILGFTQVLRREPDLTPEQQDYLGIINRSSQHLLELINDVLDLSKIEAGRVSLNYTNFDLYRLLDQIEEMFHIKAETKNLTLEFRLAPEVPQYIRSDETKLRGCLINLLGNAVKFTELGQINLKVETQSLSPENDEIELLFTVQDTGTGIAPEEIQTLFDAFVQAEKGRQAAEGTGLGLSITKRFVELLGGEIKVSSVLDKGSIFQFYIKAKIADALAEIAQPTRRVVGLEPSEKKYRILVVDDTEENRLLLVKMLEPIGFQVREAKNGRKAIALWSTWQPHLILMDTRMPVMSGLEATKQIRFREKNQGKNKLQTIILALTASAFEERRGEIIAAGSDDFVRKPFTEETIFARIGERLGVSYIYEDLPSPHSSRQFTNVSRADSFYFSELAAMPPDWVRELYQAANTVREETIEELIVEIPPTQAALAEALKDLVYNFRLDEIVRLTKQVIEKS
- a CDS encoding response regulator; this encodes MNEGELKILVVDDKPSNLRFLAKLLTENGYKVQKAISGELALNAALDSPPDLILLDILMPQMNGYEVCQKLKAAPPTKEIPIIFLSALHEVEEQVKAFNLGGVDYITKPFQPEEVLVRVKNQLTISRLQRQLVAQNHQLQESQSLLASVLNSSLDGVAAFAAIRNREGKISDFRWLLLNPTAEKIIGQQKEQLVGQTLLESLPGHQQTGLLDLYISVVETGKSQEREIYYSGDGIEAWFHVSAVKLSDGLAVTFRDISIRKQAQKRLKLLERAIAASFNGAIVTDAQAPGNPIVYVNSGFERLTGYSAAEVLGKNFHFLEPEDADPREIAKLRQCFAQGSECQVLLRNLRKDGTFFWHELTISPVRSDEGDLTHYIGIQVDVSDRKQYEIELANAKTALEKQIHKVLLLEKITQEIRSSLDPKQIFPTAADRIGAAFGASRCLIHTYIESAIPEIPLVAEYIQIGSIASVRELIPNFQVPIFGNAHIQQILAQDQAIASDNVDTEPFLVEVTSLCRQLGIKSMLAVRTSYQGRPNGVVCLHQCDRYRHWNNDEIALLEAVAAQIGIAIAQADLLEQETQRRVFLAWQNQQLQQEIQTRQQTEAALRISEQRWELALRGTGDGIFDWNIPTDEVFFSTRLKEMLGYSEIDNWNSLEEWRDRIHPDDVEQVLAAVQAHFQGQTEQYLAEYRLRCQDGSYKWILSRGQAEWDEAGNPLRMVGSNQDISDRKQTEVVLQQAKEAAEAANHAKSNFLASMSHELRTPLNAILGFSQMLAHDASLNRQQQEYINIINRSGEHLLTLINDILSMSKIEAGRIVLKENPLNLYHLLNTLTEMLQLKAYGKNLELILDIAPDVPRYIKADESKLRQVLINLLGNAIKFTHRGSVCLRVKAGVTCQANELNFNQPPTTQIIFEVEDTGIGIAPEEIETLFNPFVQTTTVSKSTEGTGLGLAISKEFVALMKGEIAVRSIVGQGSTFTFDIKVSLAQAAEIPQQVIAKRVIGLEPNQPHYRILVVEDVLENRQLIVKLLVELGLEIQEASNGQEAVEIFSRWRPDLILMDIRMPVMDGLEATKIIKQNYQSHPTVIIALTASAFEENRATVLAAGCDDFISKPLSKEVLWEKLEERLGLRFLFAEELPTLSTPQPKFSLTKENLCVMPLEWREKLYHASYTLDEEKINELVRKIPSSEKSLAEAIASLIDNFRLDLLIEISQQAVEETVETK